The Cystobacter fuscus DSM 2262 region GTTCGCCAGGGTGTTCGTGGCCACGAGGACAAGAAGCAGGGTAGACCGCAGGAGTAGGGGCGCGCGCATGTCCCAGATGACTTTACAAGGCGGGTCCGGGGGTCTTCAAGCACGCGCGCTCCCCTCGGGTCAGGTCACTTCTTCTGGCGCAGCAGCCCCAGCAGATCGTTGCGCACGTAGCCGTCGAACCATCCCCACGGCGTGTCGGTGCGCGCGGCGAGTTCTTCGACTTCCGCCCGGGGCTGGCGCAGCAGGGCGCGGCCCGCGCGGGTCAGCTCCAGGTAGTCGCCTAGCAGCCGCTTCTCCTGGCGCCGCAACAGCACGCAGCTGCGCTCGTTCGGCGACAGGGGACCCTCGCGCAGCAGCCGCTCGTCCTCCTCCAGCGTGGTGGGGAAGGCCTTCAGCCGCTCCTCGCAGGCCGCGGCCAGCGTCCCCAGCACCCGTTCCTCGCACGCCACGCTCACCGGCGCGATCGTCTTCGTACCCGACAGCAGCCGGTTGGACAGGGCGAGGAACTCGTCGGGCGACGCGTGCGCCATGCGCAGGAAGGAGAACACCGACCAGGACGCGAGGTACTTGCCCTGGCGCGACACCTTGAAGGGATGTTTCGCCGTGGCCGAGGCGAGCCCGAACATCTGCTGCTTGACCGATGCCAGCGGATCCCCCGGGGGCAACCCCACGGAGAGATACACCTCGTCGTTTTCCTCGTTGCCGTCGGGCACGAACCCCGAGTGCAGCAGGAACACGTCGCTGCTCTTGGCGCCGTAGTGCGTATGGATTTCCGTTCCGGCCGGCACCGCGCGCTGCGCGATCATCCGGAACGTCTGTCCATCCTCCGAGGTCGACCAGAGCACGTCGGGCGGCTGGCGGTGGTTGAACATGTCCGACAGCGGCACGAGGCTCGGTCCCTGCAGGCCCCCCTTGAGCGAGAACAGGCGCGAGTACAGCGAAATCCGCGCCCAGACATACTCCTCGAAGCCGAAGCGCTCATACTCGGGCAGCTTCTCGCGCAGCTGCGCGTACTCCTGCTCGAAGGACTGGCGCTGCACCTCCACCAGCCGCTCCAACTGCGAGCCCTTCATCCGCGCGCGCTCCTGCTCCGAGTAGAACAGGGGCACGTGGGGGTAGGCCTCGGGCAGGCTGTCCACGAAGGGCTTCCAGAAGGAGTCCGCGCCCCGGTGCTTCTCCTCGAGCAGCCAGGAGGCCAGGTAGAGGAAGTCATTGTCCGGCTGGAGCTGGGACTGGATGCGGCGCCCGATGTCCGACGCCTTCGCGCGCTCCAGCGTGAACAGGTGCGTGGTGGGAATCTGGAGCACCACCTCGCCCTCGGCGATGTCGGTGCGCGCCAGCACCGAGCGCTCCCCATCCGCCTGCCGGACGATGTGCATCTTGGGAAACAGCGCTCCGCCTTGTTCCATCCACCGCAACAGGCTCGACAGCTTCTGCTCCGAGGACTCGGCGGAGGTCCTCAATCCAGACGTCGCGGGGGGGCTCGGGGGGGAGGCGGAGTTCATGGGTGGCTGGGGACGCTACCCCAGGCCAGGACGAGCGCGGAAGTCGCCCGCGCGGGCCCTACCGCGAGGAGTCCTCCACGAAGGCGAGCACCTGCTGGAAGGGCACGTCCGACAACAGGCCGAACAGCTCGTGGGAGGCGAGCCTCGCCCGGGACACGCTCGGCGAGGCGATGCCACAGAGAAACCTCGCCAGTTGCCGGGGCGAGGCGAGGGCCTCGTGCCGCTCGGCGCGCAACCGCTTCAACCTCTCCACTTCCCGTTCCCCCGGAGCGGGGACGGCCAGGGCGGGCAGGGGACCGGGGCGCTCGCCCGCGCACCAGTCACAGTGGCCACAGTCGGCCTCCAGGTCCTCGCCGAAGTAGGTGAGCAGGAAGCGGGTGCGGCAGCCCTCGTGGCCGGCGAAGTCCAGCACCTGGCGCAGCCGCCGCACGTCCCGGCGCTCGCGCTCGTCGAAGCGCTCGATCATCGTCCGGGTGAGCGTGGCGGCCTCGACGTCGCCGCGCGTGCGCCGGTAGCCCTGGCGCACCCCCGTCACCTGGAGCTTCAGCGCCCCCTGTTCCTCGAGGTAGTTGAGCGCGGCGATGATGCGCGCGCGCGGCTCGCCGAGCTTCCGGGAGATGTCGTCGAGCTTCAGCAGGGACCACGTCCGCTTGGCCTCGGCGAGGGCGAACACGCGGCGCAGGAAGTCGGCCCGGGGGGCATCGAAGCCGGCGAAGACCTCGTCGAGCGGCCGCAGGGCCTGGAACTTGTACTCGGTATAGAACGGGCCCGTGGACTCCAGCAGGCCGTCCAGCTCGAGGTAGGTCATCAGCGTCTCGATGACCAGCGGACGCACGTCATGGCTCTGGGACAGCTCGTGGAGCGAGACGTCGAAGGTGTCCCCCTGGCCGAGCACGTGCTCGAGCACCCCGGTCACGGCCTCGGGCGTGGGCGTGTCGCCATAGGTGAAGTTCTCCAGGACGACCACGTCCTCCCGGGCCGCGAGCAGCTCGCAGTCCGAGGGCTGGCCGTCCCGTCCCGCGCGGCCGATCTCCTGGGCGTAGTTCTCCAGGCTCTTGGGCAGGTTGCAGTGGTAGACGGCCCGGATGTCGCTCTTGTCGATGCCCATGCCGAAGGCGATCGTGGCGACCACCACCGCGTCGGCCGAGCCCATGAACCAGTCCTGCACCTCGTGCCGCACCTCGGGCGCGAGGCCCGCGTGGTACGCCCGGGCGGACAGGCCGTGGTCGGTGAGGAAGCGGGCCGTCTCCTCCGCCGTGCGCTGGAGCGTGACGTAGACGATCGTCGCCCCCCGGGGGCGCGAGCGCAGGCGCGAGAGCAGCAGCTCCCGGCGCGCGTCACCGCCGGGGGTGGGGGAGACGTGCAGCGTGAGGTTGGGCCGGTGGAAGCCCGTCTGGACGACATCCCCGGGGGCGATGCCGAACGCGCCCGCGATGTCCCGGGCCACCGAGGGCGTGGCGGTCGCGGTGAGCGCCAGCACCCGCTCCACCTTCAGCGTCCGGGCGAGCGGGGCGAGCTTCATGTAGTCGGGCCGGAAGTTGTGTCCCCACTCGCTCATGCAGTGGGCCTCGTCCACGGCGAGCATGGAAATGCGCACGCCGCGCAGCGTCTGCAGGAAGCGCTCGTTGGCCAGCCGCTCGGGCGCGATGTAGAGCAGCTTGAGCGTGCCCGCCTTCAAGTCGGCGTAGAGCTGGCGGAGCTCCTCCGGCCCCAGCGTCGAGTCGAGCCGGGCGGCGGGGATGCCCCGGCCCTGGAGGAAGTCGATCTGATCCTTCATCAACGCGATGAGCGGGGAGATGACGAGCGTGAGGCCCTCCAGCATCAGCGCGGGGAGCTGGTAGCACAGGCTCTTGCCAGCCCCGGTGGGGAAGATGGCGAGCACGGACCGGGCCTCCAGCAGGCGCGAGACGACGGGCTCCTGCCCCTCGCGGAAGCCGGAGAAGCCGAAGACGGACTGGAGCACGTGGGCGGGGGAGGGCATCGGGGGGCTCGGGAGGGGAGGAGGGTCGCGCAGCATGCGGCGGGCGAGGGCCCCGCGCGAAAAAGGGGTGCGTCCGCCCGGAAATGGCGTAGAAAACCGGACCCATGCGCACCTACAGCCCTCGTGTTGGCCGGACGTTCGCTGCCCTCCTGATCGCCTTGCTGCTCGCCGCCCCCGCCGGCTGCCGCAAGCCCGCTCAGCCCTCGGAGGCCTATGTCGAGGCGCAGACGCGCTTTGGCAAGCTGTACGCGGCCAGGGGGGACGATGCGTTCGTGGACCCCGAGCTGGCCGCCATCGAGGGGCTGCTCGCCCAGGTGCCCACCAACAGCCTGGACGCCCCGGCGGCCAACGAGCTGCGCGCGCGCATCGAGGAGGGCAAGCAGCAGGCCCGCTCCCGGCAGCGCGCGCTGGACGAGGTCCGCGGCCGGGCCAGCCAGCCGGCACAGATGCCCGCGGAAGGGTATGGCGGCACCCGGTCGTTCCCTTCCTCCCAGCCCACCGAGGCGGCCGAGGCCGAGGATGCCGGGACGGATGCCGGCACGGCGGGAGGCGCTCCGGGGGTCGGCACGCCCGCGACGGAGCTGGCGAGCGGCTTCTCTGGCTGCTTCAAGCAGGGTGAATCCTTGCAGGTCCAGGGCCGGGGGCAGCGCGACCGTTGGGATCTGTCCGACAGCCCGGCGTGCCGCCAGCAGTTCGCCGCGCTCCAGGATCAGGTGTTGATCATCGAAGAGGGCAAGGTGCTCGCCCTGGTGCCCAAACAGTCCCTCCAGGCGATTCCCACCGATGGTGGGACGCCGAGCCCCGCCGCCGACGCGGGCCGTTGAATGAAGCGCGTTTTCGCGCGGTTTCCTTTCTCCCACCCCTTTTCCCTCTCATCGCGCCCCTCATGAACGAACAGACCTTCATGAAGTTGATGCAAGTGCTCCCCAAGTCCGCGCTGTCCACGGCGGTGGGGATGGCCACGCGTCTGCCCGCGCCCGCGCCGTTGCACCGGGCCGCCATCAAGACCTTCGCCCGGCTCTACAACGTGGACGTGGCCGAGGCCGAGCACGCGCTGGAGCACTACCCCACGTTCGCGGAGTTCTTCACCCGCGGGCTCAAGGGCGGCGCGCGCCCCATCGATCCGGGGCAGAAGGTGGTGGTGTCCCCGGTGGACGGCGCGGTGTCCCAGGTGGGCTACTCCGAGCACGGCCGGGTGTTGCAGGCCAAGGGCATCCACTACACGGTGGGCGAGCTGCTCGGCAACGAGGCCGCGGCCAAGCCCTTCCACGGCGGCGCCTGGACGACCATCTACCTGTCGCCGCGCGACTACCACCGCATCCACGCCCCGCTGGGCGGCAAGGTGACCGGCTACGCCTACCTCCCGGGCGAGTTCTGGCCCGTCAATCCCGCCTCGGTGAAGAACAAGCAGTCGCTCTTCTGCGTGAACGAGCGGCTCGTCACCTATCTGGACACGGTGGCCGGGCAGTGCGCGGTGGTCAAGGTGGGCGCCACGTGCGTGTCGCGCATCAAGGCGGCCTATGAGGACATCGTCACGCACGAGGGCAAGCCCGGCAAGGTGCACCGCTATGGCGCGGGGCTGCCGGTGGACAAGGGTGGGGAGCTGGGGCGCTTCGAGATGGGCTCCACCGTCATCCTGTTGTTCGAGCCGGGCCGGGTGAAGTGGGACGACAGCCTGCAGCCCGAGGCGGTGGTGCGCATGGGCCGGCGCATCGGGGAGATTCCGTGAGCAAGATTTCCGGCGTCAAGGGCATGAACGACATCCTCCCCGGCCAGGTGGAGGTGTGGCAGCACGTGGAGCGCACGGCGCGCGAGGTGTTCTCGCGCTTCGGCTACGGCGAGGTGCGCACCCCCACGGTGGAGGACACCGCGCTCTTCGTGCGCAGCGTGGGCGAGGAGACCGACATCGTCGGCAAGGAGATGTACACCTTCGAGGACAAGGGCGGCCGCAGCCTGTCCCTGCGCCCCGAGGGCACCGCTCCCGCGGCGCGCGCGTACATCGAGCACTCGGTGCTGAACCAGGAGCCGCTCACGCGCTGGTTCTACATGGGGCCCATGTTCCGCTACGAGCGCATGAAGACGGGCCGCTACCGTCAGTTCCACCAGATCGGCGCCGAGGCGTATGGCTCGAAGGAGCCCGCCCAGGACGTGGAGATCATGGACGCGGTGGTGCAGCTGCTCCAGAAGCTCGGGCTCACCGACGTGTCGCTCAACGTCAACTCACTGGGCGACGAGGCGTGCCGGCCCGCCTACCAGGAGAAGCTGGTGGGGCACCTGCGCGCGCACGTGGACGAGCTGTGCGCGGACTGCAAGGTGCGCCTGGAGCGCAATCCCTTGCGCGTGCTCGACTGCAAGCAGGAGCGCTGCCAGCAGATCGCGCTCGCCGCGCCGAGCATCCTCGAGTCCCTGTGCGAGCCGTGCCGCGCGCACTTCGGCGACGTGCAGCGCAAGCTGGGGGCGCTGGGCATCAAGTACGAGGTCAACCACCGCATCATGCGCGGGCTGGACTACTACACGCGCACCACCTTCGAGTTCATCGCCGCGCACCCGGTGCTGGGCACGGCGAGCACGGTGGGCGGCGGGGGCCGCTACGACAAGCTGATGAAGAGCCTCGGGGGGCCGGACGTGCCCGCGGTGGGCGTTGGCATCGGCCTGGACCGGCTGTGCATCCTCCTGCAGGAGGGTGGTCAGCGCTTCTCCCAGCCCACCCAGCTCTTCATCGCCGTGGCGGACGAGGGCTCGGCGGACGAGGCGCTCGTGCTGGCCAGCCGCCTGCGCCGCGAGGGACTCCGGGTGGAGCTGGACACACGTGGTGGCAGCCTCAAGAGCCAGATGAAGCGCGCGGACAAGGTGGGCGCCACCTACACCCTGGTGCTGGGTGAGCGGGAGCGGCAGAGCGGGGAAGCCCAGCTCAAGCCCATGGCGGGTGGAGACCCCCGGCCCGTGAAGCTCGCCGAGCTGGCCCAGGAGCTGCGCGCCTCGGGCACGCCCGCCGCCTGAGAGAGTCTTCGGGGCTCCCGCGCGTCGCACCGCGCGGGGCCCGAGCGCCGATGAAGCCCTTGCTCACCGTCATCGCCGGCCCCACCGCCTCGGGGAAGACCGCGCTCGCCGTGGAGCTCGCCCTGCGGCACGGGGGAGAAATCATCGGCGCGGACTCGCAGCAGGTGTACCGCGCGTTCGACATCGGCACCGCCAAGCCCTCGGCCGAGGAGCTCGCCGCGGTGCCCCATCACCTCGTCTCCGTGGTGGAGCCGCTCGAGCCCTTCTCCGCCGCCGAGTACCAGCGCCGGGCGGACGCGGCCATCGCGGACATCGCCTCCCGGGGGCGGCGGGTGTTCGTCGTGGGCGGCACGGGCATGTACCTGCGGATTCTCCTGCATGGGCTCGTGGAGGCGCCCGGCGCGGATCCCCAGTTGCGCGCCGAGCTGGAGGCGCTCGCCGCCGCCGAGGGCCGCGAGGCCGTGCACCGCCAGCTCGCCGAGGTGGATCCGGAGACGGCCGCGAAGCTGCCTCCGCAAGATCTGGTGCGCGTCATCCGGGCGCTGGAGATCCACCGCCAGACGGGCCGGCCCGCCTCCGAGTTCCGCCGGGAGCATGCCTTCGCCCCGAGCCGCTATCCCTTCCGGATGTACGTGCTCTCACCGCCGCGCGAGGCGCTGTACGAGGCCATCGACCGGCGTACGGAGGCGCTGTTCGAGCGGGGCCTGGTGGAGGAGGTGCGTGGGCTCATCGCCCGGGGGTATGCCGAGGCGGCGCCCATGCGCAGCGTGGGCTACGCGCAGGCGAAGGCGGTGGTGGAGGGCCAGCTCTCGCTCGAGCGGGCGCGAGAGCTGGTGGCCCAGGAGACGCGCCGCTACGCCAAGCGGCAGCTCACGTGGTTCCGCAAGGAGCCCGGGGCGCTCTTCGTGGAGCCGCCCTATGACGCGGTGAGGGCCGCCGAGGCGCCTCAGGAGGCGTAGCGCCCCGTCTCCCCGGCCGCGTCGTGCGGCGCCTCGGCGGAAGCGGACGAGGTGTCGGGCACCAGGCCCATGAGCTGGCGCAGCAGGCGCTCGGGATCCACGGGCTTGGGCAGGAAGGCCTCGGCGCCGGCGTCGAGCGCGCGCTGGCGCACGTGGGGCCGGTTCATCCCGCTCATGACCACCACGCGCGTGTCCCGCGTGAGCGGGTGTTGCTTGAGCCCCTCGCACAGCCGCAGTCCGTCCACCCAGTGCAGCACCACGTCCAGGAGGATGGCGGTGGGAGGCCGCCGGGCCACCGCGCAGAACAGGGCCAGCTCGTCGGCGAAGGCCACCACGTGGGCGCCCGTGGACTCGAGCAGCTGCGTCATGGCCTCGCGCTGATCCGGATCGTCGTCCACGATGTAGTAGAGGTCCGGCTCCATGGTGGGAATCGTCGTGGGCAGGGGCTCCACGGCGGTGCGCACCCAGGAGGACATCGTCTCGCGGATGCCGGCCCAGCGCGCCACGGACAGCAGCACCTGGGGCGAGGGGGCGGGAAGGCCCAGCACGCCCGAGCCGACGGTGCCCGCCGCGGCGACGCGGTGGCGGGCGGTGAGGAAGGCCTGGGGAGCGCGGCGTCCGGCGCGGCGCAGCCAGGTCACGGCGCGCGCACCCGCGGCCGCGTCATCCAGCAGATCCCCCAGGCCGTCGCGCACGTACCGGCGCTCCAGGGCGGGGGCCTCCAGGCCCGCGTCCAGCAGGGCCACGGCGGCGCGGCTGCACGAGGCGAGGGTGTCCGACAGGCCCACCTGGAGCGGGTGGCCGAACGCGGCCGCGCCCACCACGAGCTGTCCGGGCGCCACCAGCAAGCGGCCCGGCCCGTAGGGCAGGCGCGTGGTCTCCAGGGCGAGCAGCTCGAAGCCCTCCTCCACGAGCCCGTCGCGGGCGGCCATCATCAACGCCTGGCACAGGTCCGCCGGCGTCACCGCGGGGCCATAGGCGAGCGCGTACACCGAGTGGGCGCCCGGCAGGAGGACGAGCCCATCCACGGAGGGCAGGGGAGACATCCACAGCCGGGCGAGCGGCGGGGGCCCCATGCGGGGCGAGGGCAGCCGCAGGCGCGCCTGCACGGCGGCCACGGAGGGAGCGGGCTGGAAGCCCGGGAAGAAGGAGTCGCCGAGCGACGCGCCCGCGCCCGTGGCGAGGGCCACCGCGTGGAAGCGCTCGCCACTGCCCTGGGCGCGCACCACGAGGGGACCATTCTTGCGCACCGCCGCCGGGGCATCCGGCGCCGAGGGCAGGTGCTCGACGCGCTCGACGCGCCGGGGCACGAAGCGCGCGCCCTGGGCGGTGGCCGCGCCCGCGAGCGCCTCGCGCACCAGCGTCAGCCCGCCCTGGCCCTGCGGCCACGCATCCACCACCCACAGGCCCCCGGCCGACGCGGGCATCACCTCGCGCTGGCCATGGGAGAGCAGCTCCACGCCGCGCAACTCATGGGCGCGCCACTCCTGGGGCACGCGGGCGCCGAGCGCGGCCAGGCGCGAGCGGCACTCGGGCGTGAGGATGGCGGGGGGCGCCACGGAGTCCGGGTCTCCGCTCTCGTACACGCGCACGTCGAGCGCGCACCCTCGGGCCCGTCCATTGAAGATCAGCGAAGCGGCGAGTCCCGCTCCGGCGATCCCCCCACCGACGATGGCCACCCGTGATCCACTCGCCAGCCTGCTGCCGCTCATCCGCGCCCTCGCTCCACCGTCCATCGCGACCTCTGGGGGGTAGTGAAACCGTCTGTCAGTGCCGTTGTGCTGCCTTGGGGGACGTCAGGTCCGAGCCGCCGTACACCACCACGCGATCCCGGCCCTCGCGCTTGGCTTCGTAGAGCGCCGCGTCCGCGGCCCTCAGCAACTCGTCGGTGCACGTGCGCGGCTGGGCGGGGGAGTGATCCGCGATGCCCACGCTCACGCTCAACCCGAAGGGGGCGGGCCGGCCGTCGCTGCGCGTGATCTTCACCGTGCGCAGGCCCGCGCGGATGCGCTCGGCGAGCACCGCCGCCTCGGCGGCCGTCTGGTGGGGCAGCAGCGCCACGAACTCATCGCCGCCGAAGCGCGCCGCGAAGTCCACCTCGCGCAGGTTGGTGCGCAGCAGGTTGGCGAGCGCCAGGATGGCGCGGTTGCCCACCTCATGGCCCATGCCGTCGTTGATGGCCTTGAGGTGATCCAGATCGATGACCACCACGGACATCGGGTAGTCGTAGCGGCTCGAGCGCTTGAACTCCTCGTCCAGGCGCATGGACAGCGCCCGGAAGTTGGCCAGGCCCGTGAGCGCGTCCGTCTGGGCCATGGCCTTGAGCCGCTGCTGCTGCTCGCTCTGGCGCAGCGCCCGGTTGATGCGGGCCATCAACTCGCGCGCGCTCGCCGGCTTGTGCACGAAGTCCACCGCGCCCAGCTCCAGGCAGCGCTCGAGCGTGCCCTCGTCCGAGTCCCCGGTGATGAAGATGACGGGCACGGACTCGGTGGCGCGCTCGTGCTGGAGCGACTCGAGCACGGCCAGGCCATCCTCGCCGCTCTCCAGAAAGCGATCCAGGAGGATGAGATCCGGGTGCTGCTCCCGGGCGAGCTCCACTCCGGACTGGCCGTCGCTGGCGCTCAGGACTCGGTAGCGGGCCGAGAGCAACTCCGTCAGGCTGTCGCGGGTGCCCGCATCATCCTCCACGACCAGGATCAGGGGCATTTCTCCGTGTCGGTCGCGCTGCCGCATGCTCTGCTCCGCTTCCTGCGCCTGGCCCTGGAATCCGGAGTGCGTGTCCCGAGCGAACCGCTCGGAGGCCTCGCCTGCCCGCTCTTCCTCCGCCGCCCTGCCCATGTCCTCCATCACCCAAGACCCCCGGCCGCCTGCTGATCCCCGGGGATTTTCTTCTCCGGGGATGGACAACCCAGGAGCAAGGGCCGTGCCGCTCAACCGTCCCGATTCCGGACCGTGATTCCGGGGGTTTGCGATCAGCACGTGGGCCGCCTGGCGGCGGGATAGGCAAGAGTTGCAGCATTACCTGGAATGCGGTCCGGTAGGAATTCCCGGAAGGGAGGGGTCAGCGTCGGGGATTGAACTGCACGCGCCGCCCCCCGCCACCCCCCATGATTTGAGGGGGAGGGGTCTCCAGCCCGAACTGCCACCACATGGGCTCGTAGGGTTTCATCTTCAATTTCTTGTCGTTCTGAAGGGCCGACAAGCTGCTCTTGAGCTTTTCGTCGGAGGGGTTGGCCTCGACCGCCCGCCCGAGCACCTTGAGAGCGCCGTCCTTGTCCTTGTTCTGCAGGAGGCACCAGGCGTAGACGGCCCACACCACGGACTCCTTCTTGCCGGAGACGACCGCGGCCTCGAAGGACTTCTTCATGGCGGCGCTGTCCTTCTTCTGGAAGAAGAGGGCGCCCTCCATGGCCTTGGCCAGGTAGTTGCGTGCGCTCGAGCGGGCGAAGTGCCCCTGGGCGCCTTCCAGGTCCTTCGACATGTACTTCAACATTCCAATCTGGGAGTGCACCTCCGCGCCCACGAGGAACTGCCACTTGTCGTAGACGAGACCGGACTCGAGCATCTTGACGGCCCGCTCGAGGCGCGCCTGGGCTTCCTTCTGGCTGGTGGGCTGGCCCTGGAGCTCGCGCTGCACGGCGGCCATGATGGCCTGGAGTTTCTGCCCGATGCGTCGGCCGAGCCAGATGTAGGAGCCCAGGAAGGCGAGGGTGCCCGGGACGAGGGCCGCCCAGATGTTGAAGCCGGCGAACTTGATACCCAAGGTGATGGCGAGGCCCGCACCCAGGGCGATGAGGAGGTTGTACATGGCGCCCGTTTAGCGATCAGCGCGGGGGACCGCAATCTTCGGATGCGTCCGGCGCGGAGTCGCGGTATACGTCTGCCCGTCCCACCCCCAAGGGGCCCTCTGTCGAAATTGGTAGACGAGGCGGACTCAAAATCCGCTGCGGCTGACCCCGCGTCCCGGTTCGAGTCCGGGGAGGGCCATACCTGGGACGTTGTCGCCCAACGAGCAGAAGCACGCCTCCCAGGCGCGGATGACTTCCTGACATGCCCGGCGAGAAGACCCGATGAAGGTGCTGCTGGTGGAGGATGACGCCGGGCTGCGCGAAGGCATGGCGGAACTCATCGCCGAGCAGACCCCGGTGCGCGAGGCGGGCAGTGTGGCCGAGGCCCTGCGGGCGCTGGGAGAGGAGTCCTTCTCCCTGGTCCTCACGGACCTGCGCATCGGCGACAACAGTGGAGGCGGCGGGCGCATCATCCTCGAGGCGGCGCGCAAGCGGCTGCAGCCGGTGGCCATCGTCAGCGCCTCGTCCGCCGACGAAGTGGTGCGGGTGCTGCGGCCCCACGAGCCGGACGCGGTGCTCAACAAGCCCTTCCAGATCGAGGACATGATGCTCCTGGTGGAGCGCTTCGTGCGGTTGCGGCGCGAGGTGGAGCGCCTGGCCGCGGGAGCCGTGCCGCCCGAGGACGCCTGGACGACGGAGCCCACCACGGGCCTGCGGCTGTCGCAGCGGCCGGACGGGGGCTTGTGGATGCGTCTGGCGCCGGGAGCCAACCACCGCTCGCCGGGGGGCCGGGGCCACGCGGCCCTGGTGGTGGAGGGCTCGCTCGAGGTGGATGGCGAGACGCGCGGACGCGATCACTACTTCTTCCTGGCGGCTGGACCGCGCGAGCTGCGCACCCAAGAGGGGTGCCTGGCCGTCTCACTCCCCGTGGACGCGTGAGTCTCTGGCCCGACACCTTCCTGGACGAGGCGCACCTGGGGCGGCCCTCACGGCGCGCGGCGACCGCGGCGCTCGAGGCCCACCTGTCCGTGCTCAAGGGCGAGCCCCTCAAGCTCTCGCTCGCCGAGGCCCTCAAGGACGCGGGGGGGCTGGGGGGCCAGGAGCGGCGCTTCACCGCGCTGGCGGTGCGCGAGCTGTCCCGGCACCAACGGCTGTTGGATCTGGCGGCGCGCACGCTGGGCCACGCGCCGAGCAAGATTGGGCTGCTGGAGGATCAGGCGCTGGTGCGCTACGTGCTCTGGCGGCGGCTCTTCTGTGGCGCCAACTGGGCGCGCATCGGCCCCGAGGTGAAGCTGCCCGGCCCCGTGCGCCCGCGCACCCTCAAGGATGATTTCCTCGAGCGGGTGGTGCAGTCGCCGCTCGCCGAGCCTCCCTTGCCGGAGTCCGTTCCGGAGCGTCTGGCGACGCGCTACTCCTTTCCCACCTGGCTGGTGCTGCGCCTGGCCGAGCTGCATCCGGAGCCCGTGCTGGAGGCGATGCTGGCGGCGCTGGACGAGGAGCCCTCGCTGCACCTGCGCGCGCGCCCCACGGGCAGCCGCGACGAGGTGCTCGCGCGGCTGGCGGAGGAGGGCGTGGCGGCGGAGCCGGTGG contains the following coding sequences:
- a CDS encoding RecQ family ATP-dependent DNA helicase, whose product is MPSPAHVLQSVFGFSGFREGQEPVVSRLLEARSVLAIFPTGAGKSLCYQLPALMLEGLTLVISPLIALMKDQIDFLQGRGIPAARLDSTLGPEELRQLYADLKAGTLKLLYIAPERLANERFLQTLRGVRISMLAVDEAHCMSEWGHNFRPDYMKLAPLARTLKVERVLALTATATPSVARDIAGAFGIAPGDVVQTGFHRPNLTLHVSPTPGGDARRELLLSRLRSRPRGATIVYVTLQRTAEETARFLTDHGLSARAYHAGLAPEVRHEVQDWFMGSADAVVVATIAFGMGIDKSDIRAVYHCNLPKSLENYAQEIGRAGRDGQPSDCELLAAREDVVVLENFTYGDTPTPEAVTGVLEHVLGQGDTFDVSLHELSQSHDVRPLVIETLMTYLELDGLLESTGPFYTEYKFQALRPLDEVFAGFDAPRADFLRRVFALAEAKRTWSLLKLDDISRKLGEPRARIIAALNYLEEQGALKLQVTGVRQGYRRTRGDVEAATLTRTMIERFDERERRDVRRLRQVLDFAGHEGCRTRFLLTYFGEDLEADCGHCDWCAGERPGPLPALAVPAPGEREVERLKRLRAERHEALASPRQLARFLCGIASPSVSRARLASHELFGLLSDVPFQQVLAFVEDSSR
- the asd gene encoding archaetidylserine decarboxylase (Phosphatidylserine decarboxylase is synthesized as a single chain precursor. Generation of the pyruvoyl active site from a Ser is coupled to cleavage of a Gly-Ser bond between the larger (beta) and smaller (alpha chains). It is an integral membrane protein.), with the protein product MNEQTFMKLMQVLPKSALSTAVGMATRLPAPAPLHRAAIKTFARLYNVDVAEAEHALEHYPTFAEFFTRGLKGGARPIDPGQKVVVSPVDGAVSQVGYSEHGRVLQAKGIHYTVGELLGNEAAAKPFHGGAWTTIYLSPRDYHRIHAPLGGKVTGYAYLPGEFWPVNPASVKNKQSLFCVNERLVTYLDTVAGQCAVVKVGATCVSRIKAAYEDIVTHEGKPGKVHRYGAGLPVDKGGELGRFEMGSTVILLFEPGRVKWDDSLQPEAVVRMGRRIGEIP
- a CDS encoding SET domain-containing histone-lysine N-methyltransferase: MNSASPPSPPATSGLRTSAESSEQKLSSLLRWMEQGGALFPKMHIVRQADGERSVLARTDIAEGEVVLQIPTTHLFTLERAKASDIGRRIQSQLQPDNDFLYLASWLLEEKHRGADSFWKPFVDSLPEAYPHVPLFYSEQERARMKGSQLERLVEVQRQSFEQEYAQLREKLPEYERFGFEEYVWARISLYSRLFSLKGGLQGPSLVPLSDMFNHRQPPDVLWSTSEDGQTFRMIAQRAVPAGTEIHTHYGAKSSDVFLLHSGFVPDGNEENDEVYLSVGLPPGDPLASVKQQMFGLASATAKHPFKVSRQGKYLASWSVFSFLRMAHASPDEFLALSNRLLSGTKTIAPVSVACEERVLGTLAAACEERLKAFPTTLEEDERLLREGPLSPNERSCVLLRRQEKRLLGDYLELTRAGRALLRQPRAEVEELAARTDTPWGWFDGYVRNDLLGLLRQKK
- the hisS gene encoding histidine--tRNA ligase, which codes for MNDILPGQVEVWQHVERTAREVFSRFGYGEVRTPTVEDTALFVRSVGEETDIVGKEMYTFEDKGGRSLSLRPEGTAPAARAYIEHSVLNQEPLTRWFYMGPMFRYERMKTGRYRQFHQIGAEAYGSKEPAQDVEIMDAVVQLLQKLGLTDVSLNVNSLGDEACRPAYQEKLVGHLRAHVDELCADCKVRLERNPLRVLDCKQERCQQIALAAPSILESLCEPCRAHFGDVQRKLGALGIKYEVNHRIMRGLDYYTRTTFEFIAAHPVLGTASTVGGGGRYDKLMKSLGGPDVPAVGVGIGLDRLCILLQEGGQRFSQPTQLFIAVADEGSADEALVLASRLRREGLRVELDTRGGSLKSQMKRADKVGATYTLVLGERERQSGEAQLKPMAGGDPRPVKLAELAQELRASGTPAA
- the miaA gene encoding tRNA (adenosine(37)-N6)-dimethylallyltransferase MiaA; its protein translation is MKPLLTVIAGPTASGKTALAVELALRHGGEIIGADSQQVYRAFDIGTAKPSAEELAAVPHHLVSVVEPLEPFSAAEYQRRADAAIADIASRGRRVFVVGGTGMYLRILLHGLVEAPGADPQLRAELEALAAAEGREAVHRQLAEVDPETAAKLPPQDLVRVIRALEIHRQTGRPASEFRREHAFAPSRYPFRMYVLSPPREALYEAIDRRTEALFERGLVEEVRGLIARGYAEAAPMRSVGYAQAKAVVEGQLSLERARELVAQETRRYAKRQLTWFRKEPGALFVEPPYDAVRAAEAPQEA